TCTGATGAACTGAATGTTACGTCAGATATGAAAAAAGCGCCGAAAGGCGCTTTTTTTGTATCTCCGGAACCGTTATTCCGAGTCGATATCTTTCAGGTCACCCTGAATCAATGCCGCGTTCGGGTTTTCCTGTGGCGTCAGCTGACCGCCTCTCGCCAGGAAGTCGTGACGCTGGAAGTAAGCTTCACGGATAAACAGATACGGATCAGAAGAGTTACGGATCAGACCATCTGAATCGAGAAGTTCTGCACGGGTTTCGACGCCTTCCAGTACCCATTTACCGGCTGACATCCAGAATGTCAGATAGCTGAGCATCGGATACAAATCATCCACCAGATCGCCACCTTCGTCACGCACAGTCGCGCTGCCGTAACCTGGCAGAACCACGTACGGACCGTAACCGACACCATAATGACCGAGCGTGCTACCGAAGCCCTGGGCTTCTTCGCGCGCCAGTTTCGGGTTCGCCATACCGGCCACGTCAATCAGCCCCCCCATCCCCAGAAGCGTGTTCAGGAAGAAACGGTTGAAGTGGATTGCAGCACGGTACGGATCGCCTTTCAGCAAGGAGTTGACCATGCTGGCGGGTTCATCGAGGTTGCTGAGGAAGTTACTGGTCCCGTTACGCGCCGGTTGTGGCACGTAATCACGCCATGCGACGGCAACAGGCCGCACAAGGTAAGGATCCATATAGTTATAGTTGAAGTCGAACATCACCCGGTTGAAACCTTCGAGCGGATCAGAACGTCCCTGCTGTTCGCTGTCCGAAGATCCGGATGTGCCGGCACAACCGACCAGTAAAACTGTCGCAAACGCCAGCCCAGTCAGGCGTAAGTTCATGGATATCTCCCTGTTTTTGATCGTCGGTTCCTGATTAAGGAACCTGCTGATTAATCTCAATGCTGACCTGACCGTTGCCGGAAAAATCAGTCAGCGGACTGTCGCCGTACCAGTCACCAGAGGCTGGCGTTGCCAGACCGTTCTGTGAAATACGAACGCGTACTTTTAATTGATGCAGCGAAGAAAGCAAGCGTTCCGGCATCATTGCGTTACTGTCATCGACAGTAATCGCCAGCGGGAAGCGGCTCAGCGGCAGCTTTTTCACCGCAACCGGTACCGGACTGCTGCCATCTGTTACGGAAATAAAGACCGTGCCATCCTGCGGAAGTTTCTCCTGCGCATCCGCAGAAAGCGTCACGTTTACCGCCAGTTTAACCTGATCAAGACCGGCTTTTTGTTTTGCCTGCGCAATACTGGCGTTAACCATCTCAAGGCGTTTATCACCGGCTGGCAGAATTTTCTGCATAACTTCCCACGCGCCAATGGCTTGCGGATAATGACCCTGCTCATATTCATTATAGGCCAGCAGACTTAACACACGCAGATCACCCTGAGATTTTTCCAGCATACTGCGTAAAAGATTGCCGCCGGTAAGGTTATCTTGCGGATCAGAAGAACGGGTCAGCACTTCGGCATAACCCAGTTTCACTGACATATCGTTCGGCGCAAGCTGATACGCATGAGCATAAGCCTGCGTCGCGGTGGCGGCATTATTGAGCGCCATCCCCACACGGCCAAGCATCACCCAGTCCTGCACATTATCTGGATTTGCCTGTAAATCGGTACGCAATCCGAGCCCTAAATCCTGCACATCCGCAGCCGTCAGCGGCGCACCGTGATCATCGGCAATACGATGGCGCAAATCCGGCATGTGCTGCATGACCTGATTCCACGCACTCACCTGGCCCAGCCCCCCGGCATAGAGATATAAACCCAGCGTGATGACAACCAGCAGGATAGCGCCGGGCACCAGCGTCCAGCGGCCAATCGGCTGAATGGCAGCAGGCGCCTGACCCGCCGGAATATCGGTCAGTAGGTTTTCCTGCAATTCCTGAATATGCGCCGGACGCTCGTCTACCACGCCTTGCGCTTCGTCTTCTTCCAGCTCAGTCAGACGGTGATGATAAAACGCTTTATTCAGCGCATCGCGGGACGTGTGTTCCGCGCGGTCGCCGCGAATAACCGGCACAATAAACAGCGCCAGGGCAATAACCAGCATCACTACAATGCACAGCCAAAAAATACTCATGATCCTTTCCTGTCGCTGTCTTTAAGTAACTGCGCCAGGCGCTGTCTCTCTTGTTCTGACATTTCTTCAGTCGTATTTTGCAAACGCACTTCGCCCCGGCGGGAACGCATAAAAATCATGGCTGCGCCGATAATGACCACCAGCACCGGCCCGAGCCACAATATAAAGGTGGATGGCGTCACCGGCGGTTCGTAGGTCACAAAGTTGCCGTAACGTGCGACCATGTAATCCACGATTTGCTGTTTGTTCTGCCCCTGCTGAAGCAGCTGGAAAACTTTGGTGCGCATATCCGCCGCGATAATAGAATCCGATGCTGCAATATTGGTGTTCTGACATTTCGGACAGCGCAGCTGCGCCGTGATATCACGGTATTCCTGCTCCTGAGCCGGAGAGGAAAACTGATAAGTATCAATGGCAGCGAAGGCGCTGATACTCAGCATCATGCCCAGCAGCAAAGCAGGTAATGAAGAAATCAGCTTCATGCATTGCCTCCGTATTTTTTGTATAGCGGCAATACTTCGTTCTGCCAGACTTTTTCATTCAAATCACCGGCATGGCGATAACGGATTATGCCTTTTCCGTCGATCAGGAAGGTTTCCGGCGCGCCGTACACACCGAGATCCAGCCCTAACATGCCGTCGCCGTCGTACAGACTCAGCATGTAAGGATTGCCCAGTGTATTGAGCCAGCTGACCGCTTTCTGCCGGTCGTCTTTGTAGTTCAGGCCAACCACGCGTACACCTTTCGCCGCCAGCGTATTCAGATAATCATGCTCGGCGCGGCAGGTCGGGCACCAGGTCGCCCAGACGTTCAGCAACATGGGTTTGCCGTCGCGCAATACCGACTGATCGTAGGTTTTACCGGCCTGTGCCAGTGATTCCAGTTTAAACACCGGCACAGGTTTGCCGATCAGCGCAGATTCCAGCAGTGTCGGATCGTCGCCGTTGGCATTGCGCGTCAGTTGCACCAGAAAAGCCGCAGCCAGCGCCAGGAACAAGATCAGCGGAATAAAGAGGAGTTTACGGTTCATGCTTCATCAGCCTCCGCCAGACCTTGTTTCTTGAGTTTTTTACTCATGCGATAACGCGGATCGAGAATACACAGTACGCCACCGGCCGCCATAAACAGGCCGCCCAGCCAGATCCAGCGGACAAACGGTTTGTAGTATAAACGCACCGCCCACGAGCCGTCGTCCATCTCTTCACCCAGCGCTGCATACAGGTCACGCGCCAGATTGCCGTCGATCGCCGCTTCAGTCATCATACTGCGCGCCACACTGTAGAAGCGTTTTTCAGCATGCAGCGTGGTGACTTTCTTGCCGTTCTGCGTGACATCGATATTCGCCTCACCGCCGGTATAGTTCGGGCCGGTGATGTCGCGAACGTCGCGGAAGATAAAGTGATAATCATGAATATCCACGGTATCGCCGGCCTTCATGCGCACATCACGTTCAACACTGTAATTCTGGCTAAAGGCGATGCCGATAACAGTCACCGCCACGCCGAGATGGCCGAGCACCATGCCCCAGTGGCTGCGGGAAAGTTTGGTCAGGCCGCGCCAGAACGTATGACGGTGCGTCGCGCGCTCGTGCAGTTCCATCAGCGTGAGCACAATCACCCACACCGACATCAGCAGACCGACCACGGTCATGCCAACAATTTTGTCCTGCAATAACCACGGCAGAAGAATCGACAAGACCAGCGTGACGACCAGCGCAACACCCAGACGACGCCACAGTTTGCTGGGCTCATCACGACGCCAGCGTACCAGCGGGCCGATCCCCAGCAGCAATGCCAGCGGAGCCATCAGCCAGGTAAACATCGTATTAAAGAAAGGTTCGCCGATAGAAATACTGCCCAGTCCGAGCTGTTTGTGGATAAGCGGCAACAATGTTCCGAGCAATACCACCAGCATCGCCGCCACCAGCAGCACGTTATTACCCAGCAGATAGCTTTCGCGAGAGTGCAATTCGTGCCGGCTTGGCGCACGCACCGAGTTGCCTTTGAAGGCATACAGCAGCAGCGAGCCGCCGATCACAATCACCAGATACGCGAGAATAAACATGCCGCGCGCCGGATCTGAGGCAAACGAGTGAACCGAAACCAGCACGCCGGAACGCACCAGGAAAGTCCCGAGCAGGCACAGCGAGAAGGCGGTGATCGCCAGCAACACCGTCCAGGCTTTGAACGTCCCGCGTTTTTCGGTCACGGCCAGCGAGTGGATCAGCGCTGTCCCGGCGAGCCATGGCATAAAGGAGGCGTTCTCAACCGGATCCCAGAACCACCAGCCGCCCCAGCCTAATTCGTAATATGCCCAGGCAGAACCGAGCACGATACCGATGGTCAGAAATACCCACGCAGCTTGTGTCCACGGACGCGACCAGCGCGCCCACGCGGTGTCCAGACGTCCGGCCATCAACGAGGCAATGGCAAACGCGAACGCCACTGAGAAACCGACGTAACCCATGTACAGCAATGGCGGATGGAAAATCAGCCCGATATCCTGCAACACCGGATTCAGGTCACTGCCGTCTACCGGGAAATTCGGCAGCGAGCGGATAAACGGATTCGACGTCAGCAAAATAAACAGCAGGAATCCGCCGGTGATCATGCCCATCACTGCCAGCACGCGCGACACTGCATCCTGCGGCATACGGCGGCTGAACAATGCCACGGCGAGCGTCCAGCAACTGAGCAATAACACCCACAGCAGCAGCGAACCTTCGTGTGCGCCCCAGGTCGCCGCCACGCGGTAATACACCGGCAGACGGGTATTGGAGTTATTGGCGACATACGCGACGGTGAAATCATTCACCACAAACGCATGGACCAGAATGGCAAACGCCAGCACGATGCAGGCAAACATCCCGTAAGACAACGGACGCGCCATCGCCATCATCCGGTTATCCTGCCGCGCCGCGCCCCATTGCGGGTAAATACTCAGTAACACCGCCAGACCTAACGCCAGACAGAGTGCAAATGTTCCCAGTTCCGGCATCATGAGCGGTCATTTCCTTTATCGTTACCCACATAAGCCGAAGCTGGCCCTTTATGGTTTTCTTTCATGGCGTCGGCAACTTCCGGCGGCACATATTTTTCGTCGTGTTTCGCCAGAACCTGAATGGCATTCACTACATTTCCCGGCTCCATCACGCCCTGCGCCACCACGCCCTGCCCTTCGCGGAACAGATCCGGAAGGATGCCGTTATAAGTCACGGCAATCGCGCCGCGCGCATCATAAATTTTAAAACTCACCTGCAGGCTTTTCGGATCACGCTTCACCGAACCGGGCATCACCATCCCGCCGATACGCAGGCGCTGGCCGACCGTCGGCATCTCGTGGTTTTCGCCTTTACCTTGCAGAATTTCACTGGGTGTATAGAACAAATCAATATTCGAGCGCAGCGCGTACATCACCAGTGAAATGCTCAGACCAAGGCCAATCAGCACCACCAGCGCCAGCGACAAACGCTTTTTACGACGTGGATTCACAATAACTTCTCCGGGGAAGTGTCCGGTTCCAGCGGTGACGTCTGCGCGCCTTGCTGTTTTTTAGACTGAGACTGACTAATACGTTTTTCGCGTGCCTGACGGCGGCGAACTTCATCGAGGATCTGACGGCGCTGAATAAAGGTATGCGCCACCAGCGCAATCAGGGAAATCAGTGTCGCCGCGACCGACAGCCACACATAAAATGCATAGCCGCCCATCGCAAAGAAATCATGCCAGCTGGAGAATGCAGGGCTCATCCGCGGCGCTCCTTATTCACAAGACCGGCCACCCACGGACGCAGACGCTCCTGAACCAAAATCAGGTTACGTAAACGCATCAGCGTCAGGGTAATAAAGAAGAAGAGATAACCGAAAATCGCCCAACGTAGCGGATAACGCATACTCGGGTCGATGGTCTGCTGCATGTTGGTCGAGCCCTGATGCAGCGTGTTCCACCACTGTACGGAGTAATGGATGATGGGAATGTTCACCACGCCGACCAGCACCAGAATACCGGCGGCACGGCCAGCCAGACGGCGGTCGTCGAAGGCGTTATACAACGCAATCACGCCAAGATACAGGAACAGTAACATCAGTTCGGACGTCAGGCGTGCATCCCACACCCACCAGGTGCCCCACATCGGTTTGCCCCACGCGGAGCCAGTAACCAGTGCGATAAACGTGAAAACAGCGCCAACGGGTGCCATTGCGGATACCACCATGTCGGACATTTTCATCTGCCACACCAGCCCGATAAAGGCCGCAATCGCCATCGAACTGTAAATGCCCATCGACCAGATCGCCGCCGGAACATGGATATACATGATCCGGTAACTGTTCCCTTGCTGGTAATCTGGCGGTGCATAACCAAAGCCCCACACCCAGCCGATCAGCAGGCAGGCAATACCCAAAATTCCGAGCCAGGGAATGAACCGGCCACAGACGTGGTAAAGCCGTTCAGGCCTTGCGAGTTGATGTAACCATTTCCACATTGTTATCGTTGCTCACTATAAAATGTCACTGTGTGATGCCATGGAGCCTCACCGGGCTCTTATGCGGTCAGTTAAAATCATCCGCAGTTATTATCGGCGTCTCTATTGTTCACTATAGAGAAGTGTGATGTTAGTCAAAGGTTGCGATTTTTCTTCTCTATTGTAACGACACGTAAAAAAAATTCTGTGTTAAGGCCAGCGTAAAAGTTAACCCTAAATAATTCGAGTTGCGGGAAGGCGGCAAACGACGTCATCCCGATGAGCTTACACAAGTAAGTGATTCGGGTGGCGAAGAGCAGCCAACGCATCTGCGGTTCGAAGTATGACGGGTTAGTGAACGCTGACTCGCAAGGCGGCCGCGGTGGCAAAAGGAGTCAGAGTGGCACTCCCCGCCAGCATCGCGCCAAGGATCGCCAGATAGCCGCCGATGGGCATCGACATCGACGCCGCATCAATCGCGCCGGTGGCAAAAATCAGCACCGGAATATACAACGGCAGCACCAGCAAACTCAGCAGAACGCCGCCCTTGCGCAGTCCGACGGTCAGCGCCACGCCAATCGCACCGATAAAACTCAGCGTCGGCGTCCCCAGTAAAATCGTCAGCGCGACGGCTTTCCAGGTTTCAAAATCCAGAGAAAGCAGCAAGGCAATCAGCGGGGAGAGGATCAGCAATGGCAAACCGGTTACCACCCAGTGAGCACATACTTTCCCCAGAACCGTGAGCGCCAGCGGCGATGGCAATAACAACAGCTGCTCAAGCGTGCCATCGAGATAGTCATCACGGAACAACCTTTCCAGCGCCAGCAAAGAAGAAAGCAGCGCCGCGACCCAGACGATACCGGGTGCAATCCGCGCCAGCAGTTTCGGCTCAGGACCAATCCCCAGCGGGAACAGCGTAATGACAATCAGGAAGAACCACAGCGGGTTAATGATTTCGGCACTTTTGCGAAAGGCAATTTTCAGCTCGCGGCGCAGAACCTTAGTAAACATTCTGTTTATTTTCCTTTCGCGTCACGCCAGCTCAGCGCTGGTCAGACGAATTTTTCGCACATCGCGGTTAACGCCCTGTAAATCCTGATGCGTGGTCAGCAATACCATTCCGCCCTGCTGCGCGTGTTGTTCAAACAGTTCAATCAGCGTGGACACGCCCTGTTTATCAATGGCGGTCAGCGGTTCATCGAGGATCCACAGCGGTGCGTCACTCAGCCACAAACGCGCCAGCGCCACACGCCGTTGCTGCCCGGCGGACATTTGCGCCACCGTGACATCCTCATAACCCAGCAGGCCGACATTTTCTAACGCCTGGTAAATAGCATCAGCACTGGCAGTTCCGTTCACGGACTGATAGAAGGCAAGGTTTTCATACGCAGTAAGCACTGACTTAACGCCAGGCTGATGACCGAGATACAACAGTTGCTGATGGAAAACGTCGCGCTGGCGGCGGGTATTCACGCCCTGCCAGCGGACTTCACCGGCCTCCGGAGAAGACAATCCGGCAAGAATTCGCAGTAAACTGGTTTTACCGGCGCCGTTGCGGCCTTCGATTTGCACCATTTCACCCGGTTCGATCGTGAAACTTAAGCCGCTAAACAAGGTACGCTCATCGCGTACACAGCTCAGGTTAAGGGCTTCAAACATGGTGATGTCTCTTATTTTTCACAAGCGCGCATCATATCACAGGCGTCAGGCGCGACGCAGCTTAGGGGGCCACAGTTTACAGGGTTGAAAACCCTGAAATCCAGCAAACAATCCGCAAAATGTCCCATAAGGTTCATGGGTTAATGGTTTGTAACTTTTCTGTATATCTCTTCATAATCTCGCAGCCTCGCCTATGCTTATCTCGGAACATATTGAAAACCACTTTGACGTACTTTTGGGGAATTACCATGACCGCCGAGAAACAACACCCTGACCACAAAGATGTCGACAGCGACGAACATTCTCAGGGCAAAGAGATTGAAACCGGAGAAGAGAATTTACCGTCGAAAGCGGCTGCTGTGCATGAAGTCATCCGCATGGAGGGTGAGAAAGAACTTGAGCGCGACGGACAGGCATTGCTGTGGTCGGCGATTGCCGCCGGACTTTCTATCAGCGCCTCGCTGATGGCAAAAGGCATTCTTCACGCCCGCCTGCCCGACAGCCCCGAACGTTTCTTTATCGAAAATATCGGTTATACCGTCGGGTTCATAATTGTCATCATGGCGCGCCAGCAGTTATTTACCGAGAACACGGTCACCGCCGTATTGCCTGTGATGCAAAAAACCACCGGCAGAAACATTCTGCTGCTGTTGCGGTTGTGGAGCATCGTGCTGGCCGGTAACGTCATCGGCGGCGGACTGGCCGCACTGGTGTTTCATCTGGTGCCGTTCTTCGATTCCGCCACTGACGAGGCATTTCGCACTATCAGTCTGGAGATCATGGAAAAAGACCCCGAGGGCATGTTCGTCGGCGGCATGGTGTCCGGCTGGTTGATTGCCACCATGGTCTGGATGATCCCGTCCGCAGGCACTGCCAAATTGTGGGTGATTATGCTGATGACCTACATGGTGGCGATTGGTGACCTGACGCACATCGTGGTCGGATCGGTAGAAGTGCTGTATCTGGTGTTCTCGGGCGCCATTCCCTGGTACGAATTTATCTGGCCATTCGCCCTGCCGACGCTTGCCGGAAACATCATCGGCGGCACCTTTATCTTCGCACTGATCAGCCACGCGCAAATCCGTAACGACATGAGTAATCAGAAGAAAGCCAAAGCGAAGAAAGAGGAAATGGAAGCGGCGAAGAAAGAAGCGTCAAAACCCTGACTGGCGACTAAACGACCAAACAGACCCCTGACGCCTTATTATTGCGAGAAAAACGAGTATACTACGCGGGCGCTTTCCACAGGCGCCCGTGTCTCCTTAGTTAAACGGATATAACAAGCCCCTCCTAAGGGCTAGTTACAGGTTCGATTCCTGTAGGGGACACCATACATACCTCATCTGAAGTCTATCGAAATCAATAAAACCCCCTTGTAATCTGCACGAAACCTCCAATGTCGACAATTCTATGTCAACTGGCATCTACCCATTTCAACGTAAATCAATACGTCTATGGGGCCTTATAGGGGGCTTATTCTGTTCAATGAAAAATGAGGCCCCCAATGCCCCTTAATGCAAGTCAGGTAGATACAGTCAAACCCAGGGAAAAAGTCTTTAAACTCGCTGATGGCGGTGGGTTATATCTCCAGGTCAACCCTAACGGTTCAAAGTACTGGTGGATGACATATCGATTCGCGGGAAAAGAGAAAAAGTTGTCATTTGGGATCTATCACGACATATCACTTGCAGAAGCTCGCACTAAACGAGATGAGGCAAGAAAGGTATTGGCGAACGATAAGGATCCCGGTGAGGTCAAAAAAGCTGAGCAGCTAGCCAAAAAACTCTCGGTTACCAACAACTAGCTCTCGAATGGTACAACGCTAAAGTATCTGGCTGGTCGAAAAATTATGCTGATTACGTCAAGCGAGCTTTTAAAAATAATGTCTTCCCCTATCTAGGCTCCCAGCCGGTGAATGTAATAAAGCCGCTGGAGCTTTTGTCTGTTTTGCAACGAATGGAAAAGCGAGGAGCGCCTGAGCTCGCAAGCAAAGTACGCCAGCGTTGTAGTGAGGTTTTTCGATACGCGATTGTGACAGGTCGTGCCGAACACAACCCAGCAGCTGATCTTGGTAGCGCTTTGCAAGGCCATGAGAAACAGCACTATCCCTTTCTTACCGCCGCAGAGCTGCCTAAGTTTTTGCACAAGCTGTCAAGTTACTCTGGAAGTCTGATTACCCTTCTCGCAACCCGGTTGCTCATGCTGACAGGTTTGAGAACACTAGAATTACGTCTGGCTGAATGGAGTGAAATAGACTTCGATAATCGTATCTGGGAAATTCCCAAAACTAGAATGAAAATCAAACGTCCTCACATTGTCCCATTATCGACTCAATCCTTGAGCGCCCTTCGTCAATTGAAAGAACTAACTTGAACCTACCAGCTTATTTTTGCTGGACGAAACGATGTTAACAAAGCGATGAGTGAAGCTAGCATTAATATGGTTCTAAAGAGAGTTGGCTACGATAAGAGAGCGACTGGGCAAGGTTTTCGCCACACCATGAGTACTATTTTGTATGAGCAGGGATTCAACTCGGCGTGGATCGAAATGCAACTAGCTCACGTAGATAAGAACTCAATTCGCGGAACGTACAACCATGCACAATGTATTAATGGGAGGCGGGAAATGATGCAGTGGTACGCTGACTACATCGAAAACCTGGAAAGTGTAACTACAACAGCATAAAAAGCTCAGCCCATAACGGGCTGAGCTTTGCCACACCCCTTAATTTTTGCAAATTGCCGAAAATAATTGAAAAATAGACTGACTCAAACAAATGAGCCCAATATCCAGTCGAATCCTTCCCAAAGCAGTAAGCGCCGTCTAAGCGATGGATTTAAAAACCAAAGAACAGCTTGCTGATGAAATATTCCGCAATCAACCTAATGGCTGGCTTCGGTTGTGGTGCTGGATAGGTTTGGGGTAACAATGGAAAAAATTAATTTTGCAGTCAACATCCTGCTTATTTTTTTCACTGCGATGAAGATTCCCGGTCTTATCTGGCCTTTAATTACAGAGGTTTAGCTCACCACTGGTACTGCCGAAATCTATTCTGTTCACGCAAAATATTTGCCGAATCTTTGGACCCTTTTGCTGGTCCGCGACAGCAGGTTTCGCAGTCACTGCAAAAATTACAGTATCAACTGGGAGTGATTGGGATAACAGCTGTGCCCGCACTTCATATTCCTCTTTTTTGAAAGAAATCTACGAAAAAACCATTATCATGGATGGAAGCTAACACTCTTCCCATTCACTAAACCTATATTGAGGTAATTTTAATATGATTAGTTTTTTTAAAGTAAAAATAAATATTCACTCTGATAATTTACAAAGCGCCATTAATAAAAAAACAAATAATACATCGCTATCTAGTAAGTCGTTGGAAAAATTAGTGAGCATAGCAAATACTCAGTATGAATTCAAAAATGGAGAGGCTGAATTTATAATCAGAGGTACCCCTTGTAGTACTGATGTGAATTATGGGAAGGTTTCAAAATTAATCAAAGAAATAAAAATCATTAAATCCTTCAAAGATGATTCATTTATCAACTCTCGAATTCACTCGTGGGAAGTTAATGCTAAAGAATTATTAAAAACAAATTACAACCCTGATGAGGAGAAACAATTATTGGGTAAGGGATCAAGAGGAACTGTATATAAAGATGGTGAATCTATTCTAAAGAAAACGAAAAACTTAACACTAAATGAAATTTTTCATGAAGCAAATATGTGCAATGAATATCATATAAAAATACAGAGTTTTAAAAAACCACCCACTATAGTAGAAAAATGTATTGAAATGCCATTCATCAACGGCAAGACTCCAAATTTCAAAGACACACTAATAGGAGTTAACGACCTATTTAAAAATGGTTTTTTTATGGGTGATGCCAAACCATCTAACTTTTTGAAAACTCCAGAAGGCAGCGTGGAACCCATAGATTTCGGACTTGTATTTAAGCATGATACATTAGAATCTATTGATCATGAAGTGAAAAAAAACATAATCTCTGACTATCTTAAAGGTGGGTTTAGATACATTCCAAATGAAATTAAGAATGAATATCATTCATGCATTGTAAAATTGGATGATATTCTTGGGAAAGATAGCCCCACAAGAAAGATAAATCTTAAAATACTATCAAAAGCAGGACTTTAAATTATACTCAAGAAAATTCTCATATCTTCACCCATAAGCGCCTTCAAAATAAAATGATGGCATAATCATGAAGAAAAATTATTCCTTGCAGCGTCAATATATTTATAGAGGGTGGATTTTGCCAACCCCATGACTTCACATATCTGTGAGACAGTATTTTTTTCATCATACAACCGAACGGCCAACGCCTGTTAACCCTTATTCAGCATCTTTGGCCGCCAACCTTTACGCTCTCTTGCCCGGGCAGCCTGAAGCCCGGCGGGAGTTCTTTCCGACGTCAAGTTACGTTCAAATTCCGCCAGTGCACCAAACAGATGAAATATTTGCATGCCGGCACTGGAAGTGATGTCGATGGATTCCTGAAGACTTTTTAACCTGCAGTAAAGCCGCATACCGCTTTATGAGAAAACTTCTGAATAATAAGATGCACTGGCACATTCCTCGGCTGATTAATACCGGTAAGGCCCCAACATACGGGAGGCCGCTTGCTCAACTTAAGCGCTAAGGAAAATGTCCGCCGGATGTTGAGCACTGGCAGATTAAGTAGCCAGGAAAACTATTTTTTTGTGCTATTGATGTCTTACCGTAACAATGAGGAGGCTAAGAAATATATTATACCCCGACAGCTAAACCATGAATTTCCTCTGAGTTTAGCAGCGTCTACATGTCGCATATTAAGCCTCATTGAGGGCATCTCTCTGAACTTACGCAGAATCCTCCTAGTTGTGATTTGATCTCGGTTGAGTCCAGTTAATAGCAGGAGAACAAAATATGGGATAGAAACCGCAATATACAGACTTTGAGTTGATTTTGGTAGACCAAGGAAGAGTTTGAGATGGTGCGAGAATATGAGTCTAACCTACGACCGTTGCATCGCTAATACAAGCCAACTCGTAATGAGTACAACCATGAGCACAAAAATGATATATTAAATAAAATTAAGAATACTTAACTCAAATCACGGTTAAACGTCAAACTAAACCTTAACATCATGCAAGAATCCACGTACCGGCGTGGATT
The Rahnella variigena genome window above contains:
- a CDS encoding heme lyase CcmF/NrfE family subunit; the encoded protein is MMPELGTFALCLALGLAVLLSIYPQWGAARQDNRMMAMARPLSYGMFACIVLAFAILVHAFVVNDFTVAYVANNSNTRLPVYYRVAATWGAHEGSLLLWVLLLSCWTLAVALFSRRMPQDAVSRVLAVMGMITGGFLLFILLTSNPFIRSLPNFPVDGSDLNPVLQDIGLIFHPPLLYMGYVGFSVAFAFAIASLMAGRLDTAWARWSRPWTQAAWVFLTIGIVLGSAWAYYELGWGGWWFWDPVENASFMPWLAGTALIHSLAVTEKRGTFKAWTVLLAITAFSLCLLGTFLVRSGVLVSVHSFASDPARGMFILAYLVIVIGGSLLLYAFKGNSVRAPSRHELHSRESYLLGNNVLLVAAMLVVLLGTLLPLIHKQLGLGSISIGEPFFNTMFTWLMAPLALLLGIGPLVRWRRDEPSKLWRRLGVALVVTLVLSILLPWLLQDKIVGMTVVGLLMSVWVIVLTLMELHERATHRHTFWRGLTKLSRSHWGMVLGHLGVAVTVIGIAFSQNYSVERDVRMKAGDTVDIHDYHFIFRDVRDITGPNYTGGEANIDVTQNGKKVTTLHAEKRFYSVARSMMTEAAIDGNLARDLYAALGEEMDDGSWAVRLYYKPFVRWIWLGGLFMAAGGVLCILDPRYRMSKKLKKQGLAEADEA
- a CDS encoding DsbE family thiol:disulfide interchange protein, whose amino-acid sequence is MNRKLLFIPLILFLALAAAFLVQLTRNANGDDPTLLESALIGKPVPVFKLESLAQAGKTYDQSVLRDGKPMLLNVWATWCPTCRAEHDYLNTLAAKGVRVVGLNYKDDRQKAVSWLNTLGNPYMLSLYDGDGMLGLDLGVYGAPETFLIDGKGIIRYRHAGDLNEKVWQNEVLPLYKKYGGNA
- the ccmE gene encoding cytochrome c maturation protein CcmE codes for the protein MNPRRKKRLSLALVVLIGLGLSISLVMYALRSNIDLFYTPSEILQGKGENHEMPTVGQRLRIGGMVMPGSVKRDPKSLQVSFKIYDARGAIAVTYNGILPDLFREGQGVVAQGVMEPGNVVNAIQVLAKHDEKYVPPEVADAMKENHKGPASAYVGNDKGNDRS
- the ccmI gene encoding c-type cytochrome biogenesis protein CcmI, with amino-acid sequence MSIFWLCIVVMLVIALALFIVPVIRGDRAEHTSRDALNKAFYHHRLTELEEDEAQGVVDERPAHIQELQENLLTDIPAGQAPAAIQPIGRWTLVPGAILLVVITLGLYLYAGGLGQVSAWNQVMQHMPDLRHRIADDHGAPLTAADVQDLGLGLRTDLQANPDNVQDWVMLGRVGMALNNAATATQAYAHAYQLAPNDMSVKLGYAEVLTRSSDPQDNLTGGNLLRSMLEKSQGDLRVLSLLAYNEYEQGHYPQAIGAWEVMQKILPAGDKRLEMVNASIAQAKQKAGLDQVKLAVNVTLSADAQEKLPQDGTVFISVTDGSSPVPVAVKKLPLSRFPLAITVDDSNAMMPERLLSSLHQLKVRVRISQNGLATPASGDWYGDSPLTDFSGNGQVSIEINQQVP
- the mlaA gene encoding phospholipid-binding lipoprotein MlaA gives rise to the protein MNLRLTGLAFATVLLVGCAGTSGSSDSEQQGRSDPLEGFNRVMFDFNYNYMDPYLVRPVAVAWRDYVPQPARNGTSNFLSNLDEPASMVNSLLKGDPYRAAIHFNRFFLNTLLGMGGLIDVAGMANPKLAREEAQGFGSTLGHYGVGYGPYVVLPGYGSATVRDEGGDLVDDLYPMLSYLTFWMSAGKWVLEGVETRAELLDSDGLIRNSSDPYLFIREAYFQRHDFLARGGQLTPQENPNAALIQGDLKDIDSE
- the ccmD gene encoding heme exporter protein CcmD, encoding MSPAFSSWHDFFAMGGYAFYVWLSVAATLISLIALVAHTFIQRRQILDEVRRRQAREKRISQSQSKKQQGAQTSPLEPDTSPEKLL
- a CDS encoding cytochrome c-type biogenesis protein; translation: MKLISSLPALLLGMMLSISAFAAIDTYQFSSPAQEQEYRDITAQLRCPKCQNTNIAASDSIIAADMRTKVFQLLQQGQNKQQIVDYMVARYGNFVTYEPPVTPSTFILWLGPVLVVIIGAAMIFMRSRRGEVRLQNTTEEMSEQERQRLAQLLKDSDRKGS
- a CDS encoding heme ABC transporter permease gives rise to the protein MWKWLHQLARPERLYHVCGRFIPWLGILGIACLLIGWVWGFGYAPPDYQQGNSYRIMYIHVPAAIWSMGIYSSMAIAAFIGLVWQMKMSDMVVSAMAPVGAVFTFIALVTGSAWGKPMWGTWWVWDARLTSELMLLFLYLGVIALYNAFDDRRLAGRAAGILVLVGVVNIPIIHYSVQWWNTLHQGSTNMQQTIDPSMRYPLRWAIFGYLFFFITLTLMRLRNLILVQERLRPWVAGLVNKERRG